The Podospora bellae-mahoneyi strain CBS 112042 chromosome 7, whole genome shotgun sequence genomic sequence ACGGTTGATACTCTCGATCCTACGATAGTGGAATTGTTGGACGCTTCTCAGGTCGAGCATGACTCCTTTGCCTTGTTCTCCAAGGTTATGGACCGTGCTGGCGCTTTTTACGAGGTTGAGCAAAACACAATCGTCGAAAAAAGCAAATACATCCATGAAGTTGCCTTGCTCAAAATTGATGAGGAACTTGCGAACCATTTGCGAGACATTGAAGTTCTGCCGCAAATATTCTTGATGTAAGTGTTTCTATTCCTCACATAGAAATCTCGGACAGTGACCCCATTGACCAGGCTACCTTGTAGACGATGGATACGCCTCCTTTTTGGAAGAGAGTTTCCCTTTGAACAAACCATGATATTATGGGATGCCATCTTTGCCTTTGATCCCAACTTGGAGATGATAGATCTCATATGCGTAGCTATGCTTCTCAGGATCAGATGGACGCGTATGTCAACCTTTTAAGCACGCGTGGCATTGTCATAGCTAACCATACCCTATATCAGTCCTCGAAGCTGATTACTCGGTGGCACTTCAGCTGCTTCTGAAATAtccagcccctccaccaccgcacgGTCCTCACACCTTTGTCGACGATGCTTTATATTTGCAGAAACACTTTGATGCCACGGGCGGTGTCGCACTAATCACGAAATACAGCGGTAGACTGCCTGCGGCAGCATCAGtggcatcaacaccaacctcgacccctGCACGGTCATCCACCCCATCATTTTCAGGCTTTGGTTCACTCCGACAAAGAACTCTCGGTACCAGGTCACCGTTATCTTCCACGACAAAACTCTTGCAGCAACCGGGTGGTGTGGAGGCTATCCTGCGCGGTGCTGCCAAAAATGTCATTGAGAAAAGCGAAAAACTCGGACTTAACGATGCTGTCCGTGACGCTGTTGGGGAAATACGTCGCAACATGCAAGGCTTTCAAGAGTCTCGAAGTTCGCCCAGAATCAACAGATCACTGTTTCCCGGAAACACTCTGGCTGTTTCCATTTGGGAGCAGAGGAATCGTCAGTTAGCAATCATGTTGGAAGAGTCAATCACAAACCTCAAACAGCTGGTGGCCTCTGACTTTGAGGGCGACAAGCAGAAACAGCTCGAGACAGTGGAACTTGCCACGGCCAAGATCCAGTACGTGAAGGCCTGCTTGGAGGATTCCACGCTGGATTTGCCGGAGGAAGAACCTCCGACGCTGGCAACATTGAGCAtttccaccctccccgaaaTCAGATCGCCGACGGTTGCGTTGGATACCACACCGGTGGTTATGACATCATCCGCCGTTGAAGAAGCCAGAAGTTCACTCTCGTCGCCGGCTTCATCGGATAGAAGCAAGCAGCTGTCGTCGGTGCCGGAGGAGCCACATGTTGAACCTGTTGCGGAGGAAATGGTTGACAAGATGGATACTGATCCaccagaaagaaaacaaacaccaccgccaccagccccagccccTGTCCCCAACCCAGAACCGTCGCCTTCTGTTGGACAGACCCCTGCAACTAGCCCGACCCCTAAGGAGCGCCCGAAAGGACCGATACCTACACGGTCAACCTTGGCTCAGTCCTCTTTTGCGTGGATGTTGGAGCCAGACACTACAGTATCAGCTGCTCGGTCGCCGCCGAGTAGGCCTCTGAGCAGCAgtggaaagaagaagcacaACCCCAGCCGGGAAAAGAACGCGTTCTTGTTTGGAGAAGTGGTTCCGAGTGATGGAGCGGCAGGGGAAAGGACAGTATCACCAGACGAGATCTTTGGACTGCAGCCGATCAGGAAGGGCTGAGTTTGACAATGTCGGCTCAACTTCTCTTATAGACTGGTGTACCTAGCAGTTTTTATATCTCGACAGACCCAGCAAAATTCTCGCCGACATGGGGATCCCCTCTCTGTGGCCTTTCTTCCTTTTTAGTTCTCGTCCTTCTCTCCTTACCATGCCGTTCAGGGAAGCACAAGGAGAGCAGAGAGAGCGGTGAGAGCATTGAGAGCAGCGAGATCATTGAGAGAGCAGCGAGAGCAGTGATGGCACTACTACACGACCACAGCTCCCCACGAGGATATACAAATGGCGTGTTCTCCTTTACCACAGTAAGAACTTGGGGGTCCGCGGCAGGATCTTGCGGGGAAAAGGATCCCTGGCTCACCgtcagaagaagaagaccttTCTCGGCCACTGCGGGATGGATGTGTTGGGCGCCAGTGTCGTTTGGAAGTCGCAGATATCCGAAAGCGTGATACCGCTGTCCGGGTGGGGGACGACTCGGCGGTTTTCCCAGATGTACCGACCGGTGTATTTGGtcgggagggtggtggtggtgtgtgttgaTTCTGAGCATGGGCACGGCCAGGTGGTGTCTTCGCTGGAGAAGCAGTATTCGATGGGGGATTTTTGGTAGGCGGCGCCGGGGCCGGTCGTGAGGATTTCGTTTCGGAAGGGGGAGTGTGTTGCCAGCTTCAAGCGAGATGACGTGGGCGGGGAATTCAGATCCTCCTGATAAGCAGATATCGTACCTGAAATCGTGAAGCTTGTTCCTCGTGTTCTCCATGGTACGAGGCCGCCACCGGATAACTCTAAAAAGCCACTTCCGGCCTATTTAACTCACTGGCCTGTCACCAGGAGGAGTGCTGCTCGTGAGAGTCCCTCCGAATAAAGTCAGGTGAACCGAATGTCCGCATCTATGTCCCGTGCAGGACGACCAAAGGGCTTCCACCCAGGTATCGTCATGCGGAGCTCCCTGAAAGTCTCCATCAACGCCTCATCCAAATCGTCTTCATCAAACTCCCATCTCTTTTCGGCGCGCCATTCATCCCACTTGGCCCACCGTTTCCTGCCGCCATCATGCACGAGCCAAAAGGTCTCAATGTGCCCAAAATCAAACTCCATGGCAGGGCTGTGCCAGCCTGCCTCCCAGGAGGACCTATCAAAAGGAGAGTCGACGTCGTCCAGCAAAAGTTCAACCTCCTTGACACTTTTCAGCTTGTCAATAAGCTCAAACAAGAAGTTCGAGACATATCCCTTCAAGCAGGGAACCGCCAGCCGCTTCGGCATCAACATCGTGGCAATATGATCAAGAACGACTGTGTGCAGTGAGTCTTCCAAAACCAATGTGTCAAGCTCCCAGTTAGCCCAGGTGTATTTTCTGTGCGAGGAGGATTCTTGACTATCGTTGGGGGGGGTGCAATCTAGGTACATTTTGTGATACACGGGGGGGTGACCAGAGGTTAAGAAGCTTCGTGCCTCGCTGCAGGTGTGCAGCGGTGCTGGAATCGGGGGTGGGCCGACGGCTGTGTCGTAGGTCTTGGAGGCACGGAGGGCGCGCAGTctggcgggggaggcggtgagTTCCCATATCTCCAAACGGATTTCgaaaggaagaagggggaagTGATGAAAGgtttggaggttggcggCTGATTTTGTTGTCATTTTAGATCGCTATCCCACTGCGTAtgtgtggtgatgaagggTGAGTAcgggtgggtttgggatggaaTGGCAGAGAGTTCCATTCCATCTTTTAGGCAGCTGCCTTCGTTGCCTGTCGCCTTGCCAATATCTCATAGGCGGCCCATAACATCATGGGATATACACTACTATCAAGTCTCCGTGGTCTCCAACGGCACGAACGGCCCAGTCTTGATAATCTTATCCGGATAAgtactcctcctctcctcccgccaCTGATCCAGCCACTCATCCCACCTATCCCATCTaactccatcaccgccattCTCGGCATCAATCCCCAAGCAAGTTCCGttccccgcctccccccctcgCAAGCGACGTAAACCACCCTCAAGTTGTAGAAATACCTGTGCATATGGCGTAAGTATGTACCCGTACGTTGGCTGGGGGTTCAAGCCCCGCCCCTCAACATCGTCCTCCCAGCCCAATGTCAACCTCAGCGTCTTGAACCGCAGACGATAGTGGATGAATCTCTTGAGGTCAGATTTGCCTATTGAGAGGCTGTCAAGCTCCCAGCTTACCCACATATACCGATCGTAATCCACGTGACGGCCCCAACCGTGCACCTGTCCGGGACTCTCTGTTTCACGAGGGAGACATGCCGAAAACTCTCGCTGATACACGGGATGTGACCCCCGAGCGAGGGCATTGCGGGCTTCGCTGCAGGTGTGAAGGGGGGCCGGGATGGGGGTCaggccggtgatgagggcTGGGTACCACGGTCAGGAGTCCTCGCTGTTGGGTTGGGCgtcggggttgtttttgtttgtgaTGCGTACTTCCACTGTGCGAGGGGAGGCGGTAAAACGCCAGATCTCGGCGCTGAGTTCGAagggaagatggggaaacaggtggaaggtggtggtggtggtggtggggtttggtgatgggtgttcCATTGTGGTTTACAGGTGTGTAGGTCGTGTAATAATATCCTTGGTGAATGTAGGGGCGATGTTTCCGAGTGCCTAGGTGCCCCTCAGTTCACGATACGACACTAATGTCTTGCTTATCATTTGATCCCTTACAGTAGCGACTACCTGGCTATCCACCTGTTTCCCTCTGTCTGGAATACGGCCAGGACTTCACGGCGCCCAGTCCTCATCAACCATTACTCCCACCACTCTTTGATGCCCTCATCGTTGTCTTCATGTTCACGTCATTGATATCAGGCATGCGATATCCCTTGGCTCTCAAATCCAGCAGGCTAATTTCCTCAACTTTCCCCCACTGACTCAAGGGCCACGTGGTATGGCGTACCACCGCATTTTCGGCGCCGCAAGGCCATAAGGGATCGTAGCACGCAGGCGCCAACCTAAACTCA encodes the following:
- a CDS encoding hypothetical protein (COG:U; EggNog:ENOG503NWHS) — encoded protein: MRSPAETKLRWEETFKHGTRISDLQRAIKFNGPESPCVAGLRSLCWKGFLLFPHAPAEEWPQLLRQLRDSYDTLCEQHLKFIRHPEQLAALSFDPLADDPDSPWITVRKDEAIRAEIQQDVSRLPDDPFYHQEVIQTMILDILFLYCKLNPSAGGYRQGMHELLAPIVYFVAQDSVDGKQSSTVDTLDPTIVELLDASQVEHDSFALFSKVMDRAGAFYEVEQNTIVEKSKYIHEVALLKIDEELANHLRDIEVLPQIFLIRWIRLLFGREFPFEQTMILWDAIFAFDPNLEMIDLICVAMLLRIRWTLLEADYSVALQLLLKYPAPPPPHGPHTFVDDALYLQKHFDATGGVALITKYSGRLPAAASVASTPTSTPARSSTPSFSGFGSLRQRTLGTRSPLSSTTKLLQQPGGVEAILRGAAKNVIEKSEKLGLNDAVRDAVGEIRRNMQGFQESRSSPRINRSLFPGNTLAVSIWEQRNRQLAIMLEESITNLKQLVASDFEGDKQKQLETVELATAKIQYVKACLEDSTLDLPEEEPPTLATLSISTLPEIRSPTVALDTTPVVMTSSAVEEARSSLSSPASSDRSKQLSSVPEEPHVEPVAEEMVDKMDTDPPERKQTPPPPAPAPVPNPEPSPSVGQTPATSPTPKERPKGPIPTRSTLAQSSFAWMLEPDTTVSAARSPPSRPLSSSGKKKHNPSREKNAFLFGEVVPSDGAAGERTVSPDEIFGLQPIRKG
- a CDS encoding hypothetical protein (EggNog:ENOG503P4K9), whose translation is MTTKSAANLQTFHHFPLLPFEIRLEIWELTASPARLRALRASKTYDTAVGPPPIPAPLHTCSEARSFLTSGHPPVYHKMYLDCTPPNDSQESSSHRKYTWANWELDTLVLEDSLHTVVLDHIATMLMPKRLAVPCLKGYVSNFLFELIDKLKSVKEVELLLDDVDSPFDRSSWEAGWHSPAMEFDFGHIETFWLVHDGGRKRWAKWDEWRAEKRWEFDEDDLDEALMETFRELRMTIPGWKPFGRPARDIDADIRFT